From the genome of Aspergillus fumigatus Af293 chromosome 1, whole genome shotgun sequence, one region includes:
- a CDS encoding CeGAL family transcription factor has protein sequence MAIPRLTEGTESAFTSPGRFHRRHVRRACESCRQRKTKCTGDKSGCRNCREAGIICCYTDGKREKSKRQLASLSAKVQAYEDVIRKLSSRLGVSDERLMSIALAAEIPLELNVQSNMPSTSIGEQQPPWNPRSDPPSRQSSVGPNKFIDHTKEDFNRDETARATGYMGRSSVIAWLQMLSKEVNQECESWPSNPSDTGDDNGMPSPSLTPRPDSQSDPLVASSNFYLDDLDLPTIEPLDASDIPPRDTATKLLNAYLHSVHPSFPIIGISTFLSQFQVFFNQPPVKPGKKWLAILNLIFAIGAKYAHITNAEWKCGEDDDLIYFSKARSLSLEDELLRHPDLQQLQVEGLASLYLLASGHINRAWKLSGSAMRGAFALGLHLRNVGICTSDTSKEIRYRVWWSLYTLDHLLSAMTGRPSCIVDNSCTTPLPVPFDEPDFQKEEVVRMIGDASRGNSNQLDRISPVCPSASDLSTTLDAKTADGTANAKTSGSSMVEYLKSLPPCMSLYFIQLSTLTSINKRMTSKLYGPEAMHSPWPSKEFTIQSLMLEIDSWFMNLPSAYDFTSTQTSQCPASQRMNLALLFYSTKIGITRPCLCRLDSTRSQGQKTFDFCIKTAAECVESACHMLTLLPESADATLLYKVSPWWCILHYLMQAATVLLLELTFRAQHVPDKASIVSKATKKALEWLSAMSNFDEASGRAFRLCDGFSRRLAPHVGADIEKFPAAGDTARDATPDAHFDDAEDTAVGKTSADNLTTELDAIACSPMNESNSPLPGQIPFELASSDPFDFLKTDKSVSGHNTFDDLFPYDADTGQITGSFFPPENNIDFDLGCFWGDPIFWKE, from the exons ATGGCTATTCCAAGATTGACCGAAGGAACTGAATCTGCGTTCACATCACCTGGCAGATTTCATCGCCGTCACGTACGGCGGGCATGCGAATCTTGcaggcaaagaaagacaaaatgTACAGGAGATAAATCCGGATGCCGGAATTGCCGCGAGGCGGGGATCATCTGCTGCTATACAGATGGTAAAAGGGAAAAGTCAAAAAG GCAACTAGCGAGCCTGTCAGCTAAGGTTCAAGCATATGAAGACGTCATCAGAAAGCTGAGTAGTCGGTTGGGGGTTTCCGATGAGCGACTGATGAGCATTGCCCTAGCAGCG GAAATACCACTGGAGCTCAATGTACAGTCAAACATGCCCAGCACATCAATTGGAGAACAGCAGCCCCCATGGAATCCTAGATCTGATCCGCCCTCCCGTCAATCCTCTGTCGGCCCCAACAAATTTATAGACCACACCAAGGAGGATTTCAACAGAGATGAGACTGCCCGGGCAACAGGGTACATGGGCAGAAGCTCCGTGATTGCTTGGCTCCAAATGTTAAGTAAAGAAGTCAACCAGGAATGTGAATCCTGGCCTTCTAATCCCTCTGATACGGGCGACGATAATGGCATGCCATCTCCATCCTTAACCCCTCGACCTGATAGCCAAAGCGACCCGTTAGTTGCCTCGTCAAACTTCTACCTCGATGATCTGGACCTACCAACGATTGAGCCGCTCGATGCAAGCGATATTCCTCCAAGAGACACTGCTACCAAACTTCTCAATGCATATCTACACTCAGTGCATCCTTCTTTTCCGATCATCGGCATCTCGACATTCTTATCGCAATTCCAAGTATTCTTCAACCAGCCCCCAGTGAAGCCAGGAAAGAAGTGGCTGGCGATCCTGAACCTCATATTCGCCATTGGTGCAAAATATGCCCACATTACCAATGCGGAGTGGAAATGtggcgaggatgacgatctcATATATTTTTCGAAAGCGAGGAGTTTGAGCTTGGAGGACGAGCTCCTTCGTCATCCTGATCTCCAACAGCTACAAGTTGAAGGACTGGCATCTTTATATTTACTGGCCTCTGGCCACATCAATCG AGCATGGAAACTGTCTGGCAGTGCGATGCGCGGGGCCTTTGCTTTGGGGTTGCATCTACGCAATGTGGGAATCTGTACATCAGATACTTCCAAGGAGATCAGATACCGTGTTTGGTGGTCTTTGTACACCCTCGATCATTTGCTCAGTGCGATGACGGGACGGCCGTCGTGTATCGTCGATAACTCATGCACCACTCCCTTACCGGTACCGTTCGATGAGCCTGATTTTCAGAAAGAAGAGGTGGTGCGCATGATAGGTGATGCATCAAGAGGCAACTCGAACCAGCTGGACCGGATCTCTCCAGTCTGTCCAAGCGCATCTGATCTGAGCACTACCCTGGATGCTAAAACAGCCGACGGAACAGCCAACGCGAAAACTTCAGGAAGTAGCATGGTAGAGTACCTGAAGAGCCTCCCTCCTTGCATGTCATTATATTTCATTCAGCTCTCCACGCTCACTTCAATCAACAAGAGGATGACTTCCAAATTATATGGTCCCGAGGCGATGCATTCTCCTTGGCCAAGCAAAGAATTCACAATCCAGAGCCTGATGCTTGAGATTGATTCGTGGTTTATGAACCTGCCTAGTGCTTACGATTTCACATCGACTCAAACGTCGCAGTGTCCTGCAAGCCAAAGGATGAACCTTGCTCTTCTGTTCTATAGCACAAAGATTGGCATCACGAGGCCATGCCTTTGCCGTCTGGACTCAACTCGTTCGCAAGGGCAAAAGACTTTTGATTTCTGTATCAAAACCGCAGCTGAATGTGTTGAGTCGGCTTGTCACATGCTGACACTCCTACCTGAAAGCGCAGATGCTACTTTACTTTACAAAGTGTCACCCTGGTGGTGCATTCTTCACTATCTGATGCAAGCGGCTACTGTCCTGCTTCTCGAGCTTACTTTTCGTGCTCAACATGTCCCAGATAAAGCGTCAATAGTCTCCAAAGCGACCAAAAAGGCACTGGAATGGCTGTCAGCTATGTCAAATTTTGATGAGGCCTCGGGAAGAGCCTTTCGACTTTGTGATGGATTCTCCAGGCGTCTTGCACCGCATGTCGGTGCCGATATTGAAAAATTTCCCGCCGCAGGCGATACTGCTAGGGACGCTACACCCGATGCTCATTttgatgatgcagaagatACAGCTGTGGGTAAAACAAGTGCTGACAATCTAACCACCGAGCTAGATGCCATTGCATGCTCACCCATGAATGAATCAAACTCCCCTCTGCCTGGACAGATCCCATTCGAACTGGCCTCGTCCGATCCATTCGACTTCCTGAAAACTGATAAATCAGTCTCAGGTCACAATACATTCGACGACCTTTTCCCATACGATGCAGATACAGGTCAAATCACAGGATCTTTCTTCCCCCCTGAAAACAACATTGACTTTGACTTGGGATGCTTCTGGGGTGACCCGATATTTTGGAAAGAGTAG